In the genome of Microbacterium endophyticum, one region contains:
- a CDS encoding SseB family protein, giving the protein MSPEADGSSSGVPGDSAGVPWEGRQFEPNTHSADTGAADPALLAALQARRGKGRDSIAIIESYRAARVLIPLVAQKGEEGVAPNGLRVDKTQELSIVTVSAPDGRTVMPVFTSVETMKSWDAVARPVPADGRRTAVAAVTEQTDLIVIDPGSPTEYVLRRPAVWALAHEERWEPSFRSSEVFSGIEESISTEMSVIDFAVADGDPEGRLRGPELIVRLDLAAGLAQEQLDAVLTRLARRWAADDRIATLVDSLQVTLRASS; this is encoded by the coding sequence ATGTCGCCGGAGGCTGACGGATCCAGCTCGGGCGTACCCGGTGATTCAGCGGGCGTTCCCTGGGAGGGGCGCCAGTTCGAGCCGAATACTCATTCTGCCGATACCGGTGCTGCGGACCCTGCACTTCTCGCCGCGCTGCAGGCACGGCGCGGAAAAGGTCGGGACTCCATTGCGATTATCGAGTCCTATCGCGCTGCGCGCGTGCTGATTCCGCTTGTCGCCCAAAAGGGCGAAGAGGGGGTGGCGCCGAACGGACTTCGCGTTGACAAAACGCAAGAGCTCTCGATCGTGACAGTGAGCGCACCGGACGGGCGCACGGTCATGCCGGTTTTCACCTCGGTAGAAACGATGAAGTCCTGGGATGCGGTGGCGCGCCCGGTGCCGGCAGATGGGCGCCGGACTGCGGTAGCTGCCGTGACTGAGCAGACCGACTTGATCGTGATCGACCCCGGGTCGCCTACGGAATATGTTTTGCGACGCCCCGCTGTTTGGGCGCTCGCTCACGAGGAGCGGTGGGAGCCCAGTTTTCGGTCGTCAGAGGTCTTCTCGGGGATTGAAGAAAGCATTTCGACCGAGATGTCAGTGATCGATTTCGCGGTCGCTGACGGCGACCCTGAGGGGCGCCTGCGGGGACCTGAGCTAATTGTGCGCCTGGATCTCGCCGCGGGACTCGCTCAGGAGCAGCTCGATGCGGTTCTGACACGGCTTGCCCGACGCTGGGCAGCCGATGACCGGATAGCGACGCTGGTTGATTCGCTGCAGGTCACACTGCGCGCATCGAGCTAA
- a CDS encoding DUF1844 domain-containing protein, translated as MESTQPSEEPTFTPDEREERWEEQDRAASAATRDIADVPAVEIITTAAVHLMSAAAVKLGLADDPDTQTDLDEARKLINALAGLITAGAPEISDMHARSLRDGLRSLQLAFREGSAIPDPIGKAPGEKWTGPVI; from the coding sequence GTGGAATCGACTCAGCCGTCCGAAGAGCCTACCTTTACCCCAGACGAGCGCGAAGAGCGCTGGGAGGAACAGGATCGAGCTGCTTCTGCCGCGACGCGTGACATCGCAGATGTCCCCGCTGTGGAGATCATCACGACAGCTGCGGTTCACCTCATGAGTGCCGCAGCTGTGAAGCTCGGTCTCGCCGATGACCCGGACACCCAAACAGACCTCGACGAAGCGCGCAAGCTCATCAACGCGCTGGCGGGGCTCATCACCGCAGGCGCGCCCGAGATCAGTGACATGCACGCTCGCTCGCTTCGCGATGGCCTGCGCTCACTTCAGCTCGCCTTCCGCGAGGGCTCCGCGATTCCTGATCCCATCGGTAAAGCGCCGGGCGAGAAGTGGACCGGTCCCGTCATTTGA
- the hisB gene encoding imidazoleglycerol-phosphate dehydratase HisB, translating to MTSSTPVATRTAAVHRETSESHVELELDLDGSGRSAIDTSVPFFDHMLTAFAKHSLTDLTVRASGDTHIDAHHTVEDVSIVLGQAIRTALGDKAGISRYGDALVPLDEALAQAVVDISGRPYLVHSGEPIGFEHHLIGGHFTGALVRHSFEAISFHAALTVHIRVLGGRDPHHIAEAEYKAFARAFRQAKSLDPLIEGVPSTKGAL from the coding sequence ATGACGTCCTCGACTCCCGTGGCTACTAGAACCGCCGCTGTGCACCGCGAAACCAGTGAATCTCATGTCGAGCTCGAGCTCGATCTCGACGGTAGCGGCCGCAGCGCGATTGACACGAGTGTGCCGTTTTTCGATCACATGCTCACTGCTTTCGCCAAGCACTCGCTCACCGACCTGACAGTGCGCGCCTCCGGTGATACCCACATCGACGCTCACCACACCGTCGAAGACGTGTCGATCGTTCTCGGGCAAGCCATCCGCACGGCCCTCGGCGATAAAGCGGGTATCTCGCGTTACGGTGACGCCCTCGTCCCGCTAGATGAAGCCCTCGCGCAGGCGGTGGTAGATATCAGCGGACGCCCTTACCTCGTACACTCCGGGGAACCGATTGGCTTCGAACACCACTTAATTGGCGGGCACTTCACCGGCGCGCTGGTGCGACACAGCTTCGAAGCGATCAGTTTTCACGCAGCTCTCACAGTGCACATTCGTGTGCTGGGCGGACGCGATCCTCATCACATTGCGGAAGCGGAATATAAGGCCTTCGCCCGCGCTTTCCGTCAAGCGAAGTCCCTCGATCCACTGATCGAGGGTGTTCCCAGCACGAAAGGTGCCCTGTGA
- the infC gene encoding translation initiation factor IF-3, translating to MILFSPASNPSSRWHKPHEEEFRISDPRTNDRIRVPEVRLVGPAGEQVGVVRIEVALRLAQDADLDLVEVAPNSKPPVVKIMDYGKFKYEAAQKAKEARRNQANTILKEVRFRLKIEPHDYETKRKRAEGFLQAGDKVKAMILFRGREQQRPEQGVKLLRKFAEDVADLGTVESNPTIDGRNMVMVVAPHKNKSEAKAEQNAQRAATKEAARQARSTPDEPTPAAAE from the coding sequence ATGATTCTGTTTTCGCCCGCGTCGAACCCTTCGTCGCGGTGGCATAAACCGCACGAAGAGGAGTTCCGCATCAGCGATCCCCGAACCAACGACCGCATTCGCGTTCCCGAGGTACGCCTCGTGGGCCCGGCTGGCGAACAGGTCGGCGTTGTCCGCATCGAGGTCGCCCTGCGTCTCGCGCAGGACGCAGATCTCGATCTCGTCGAGGTAGCTCCGAACTCGAAGCCTCCTGTGGTCAAGATCATGGACTACGGGAAGTTCAAGTACGAAGCCGCCCAGAAGGCTAAGGAAGCTCGACGTAATCAGGCCAACACGATTCTCAAAGAGGTTCGTTTCCGCCTGAAGATCGAGCCCCACGACTACGAAACCAAGCGCAAGCGCGCGGAGGGCTTCTTGCAAGCCGGTGACAAGGTCAAGGCCATGATTCTCTTTCGTGGACGCGAGCAACAGCGTCCCGAACAGGGCGTGAAGCTTCTACGTAAGTTCGCCGAGGACGTAGCCGATCTCGGCACAGTTGAGTCGAACCCGACGATCGACGGTCGAAACATGGTCATGGTCGTTGCACCGCATAAGAACAAGTCAGAGGCGAAGGCGGAGCAGAACGCACAGCGTGCCGCCACGAAGGAAGCCGCGCGTCAGGCGCGCTCCACCCCAGACGAGCCCACACCGGCTGCTGCCGAGTAG
- a CDS encoding LysM peptidoglycan-binding domain-containing protein yields the protein MTTISASPFLSTAPATRHTATRLRMTQRGRRVLLSVAATPIAVALAFALLSGGSALASRDNGAAIGTFETITVATGDTLWAIAEEIAPAADPRDVVDALIRFNSLDGAVVAAGQTLAIPSEYSAAQ from the coding sequence ATGACCACGATCAGCGCATCACCTTTCTTGTCCACCGCGCCAGCCACGCGTCACACTGCAACACGCTTGCGTATGACGCAGCGCGGACGCCGCGTTCTGCTGTCGGTTGCTGCGACGCCGATCGCCGTCGCGTTGGCATTCGCGCTGCTCAGTGGAGGATCAGCGCTTGCTTCACGTGACAACGGTGCAGCTATTGGCACTTTCGAGACGATCACTGTCGCTACAGGTGACACGCTCTGGGCGATTGCTGAGGAGATCGCCCCGGCGGCTGATCCTCGCGATGTCGTCGATGCACTCATCCGTTTCAACTCGCTCGATGGCGCCGTGGTCGCGGCAGGTCAAACGCTCGCTATTCCGTCTGAATACTCCGCAGCGCAATAG
- the lexA gene encoding transcriptional repressor LexA gives MSDTSAGAQRPQTRRRKSLSDKQIAILEVIQRSISAHGYPPSMREIGDAVGLKSLSSVTHQLNQLELSGYLRRDAGKTRAMEVLIDLPGVSGENPADSAPPVGDAALVPLVGRIAAGVPITAEQQVDEIFPLPRQLVGKGDLFMLKVSGESMIDAAICDGDWVVIRSQPTANNGDIVAAMLDGEATVKAFRQRDGHTWLLPRNSAFEPILGDEAVVLGKVVAILRAV, from the coding sequence ATGAGCGACACATCCGCCGGCGCACAGCGTCCGCAGACCCGTCGGCGCAAGAGCCTGAGCGACAAGCAGATCGCGATTCTCGAAGTTATTCAGCGCTCGATCAGCGCTCACGGGTACCCGCCGAGCATGCGCGAAATCGGTGACGCCGTGGGGCTCAAATCGTTGTCAAGCGTTACTCATCAGCTCAATCAACTTGAGTTGAGCGGCTACCTGCGGCGCGACGCTGGAAAGACTCGAGCAATGGAAGTATTGATCGATCTCCCCGGCGTTTCCGGCGAGAATCCAGCCGACTCAGCGCCGCCCGTCGGCGACGCCGCTCTTGTCCCGCTGGTGGGGCGGATTGCGGCCGGTGTTCCGATCACTGCGGAGCAGCAGGTCGATGAGATCTTTCCGCTCCCCCGCCAGCTCGTCGGAAAGGGCGATCTCTTCATGCTGAAGGTGTCGGGAGAGTCCATGATCGATGCCGCGATCTGTGACGGCGACTGGGTGGTCATTCGTTCGCAGCCAACAGCAAACAACGGCGACATCGTGGCCGCGATGCTCGACGGCGAAGCGACGGTCAAGGCATTCCGCCAGCGTGACGGCCACACCTGGCTGCTCCCCCGTAACAGCGCGTTCGAGCCTATCCTCGGTGACGAGGCCGTTGTCCTCGGGAAAGTCGTCGCAATCCTCCGCGCGGTGTAG
- a CDS encoding amino acid ABC transporter ATP-binding protein, giving the protein MSSVDAGNPAPRTSNITVRRGEPLVVIENVDKHFGELHVLRDISTVVNRGEVVVVIGPSGSGKSTLCRAINRLETIDAGRISIDGQALPEEGKQLAQLRADVGMVFQSFNLFAHKTVLENVTLGPVRVRGMSRKAANEKAMQLLDRVGVANQAKKMPSQLSGGQQQRVAIARSLAMDPKLILMDEPTSALDPEMINEVLDVMVGLATEGMTMIVVTHEMGFARKAADRVLFMADGAIVEEATPEQFFTNPQSERAQDFLSKILEH; this is encoded by the coding sequence ATGTCATCGGTTGATGCGGGAAACCCAGCACCACGAACGTCGAACATCACCGTACGGCGGGGTGAGCCGCTGGTCGTCATAGAAAATGTCGATAAGCATTTCGGTGAGCTGCACGTACTACGCGATATCTCGACGGTTGTGAATCGCGGCGAGGTCGTCGTCGTTATCGGCCCGTCGGGCTCCGGTAAGTCGACTCTTTGCCGAGCGATCAATCGACTCGAAACGATCGACGCTGGTCGTATTTCAATCGATGGACAGGCCCTTCCTGAGGAAGGCAAACAACTCGCCCAACTCCGCGCCGATGTCGGGATGGTCTTCCAATCCTTCAATCTCTTCGCTCATAAGACGGTGCTTGAAAACGTCACTCTTGGGCCGGTCAGAGTGCGGGGGATGAGCAGGAAAGCGGCAAACGAGAAAGCGATGCAGTTGCTTGACCGTGTCGGTGTCGCTAACCAGGCGAAGAAGATGCCCAGTCAACTTTCGGGCGGACAACAGCAAAGAGTCGCCATCGCCCGCTCGCTCGCGATGGACCCCAAGCTCATCCTGATGGACGAACCGACCAGCGCACTCGACCCCGAGATGATCAACGAAGTACTCGACGTGATGGTCGGTCTCGCGACAGAGGGCATGACCATGATCGTCGTCACCCACGAAATGGGGTTTGCCCGTAAAGCGGCAGACCGCGTGCTCTTCATGGCGGATGGCGCGATCGTCGAAGAAGCGACACCCGAGCAGTTCTTCACCAATCCTCAGAGCGAGAGGGCGCAGGACTTTTTGTCCAAAATCCTCGAGCACTAA
- a CDS encoding amino acid ABC transporter permease translates to MEQLWSLMPEFWEGFRVTLLLLVVSGITALIIGTLIAAMRVSPVPVLSWFAAFWTEIARNTPLTLVFFFTAFVLPMLGLRVPYLLLAFVALSYYTSPFVAEALRSGINGVPVGQAEAARSIGLGFGTTVTLVVLPQAFRMTVPPLINVFIALTKNTSVAGGFFVVELFATTRQLANDNGNIVIPILLIAAALYLVITVPLGFAAGIIEKRWVMSR, encoded by the coding sequence GTGGAACAGCTGTGGTCGCTCATGCCGGAATTCTGGGAGGGGTTCCGCGTGACGCTGCTTCTTCTGGTGGTTTCGGGCATCACGGCTCTTATCATCGGAACACTCATCGCCGCGATGCGCGTCTCTCCGGTGCCGGTGCTGAGCTGGTTCGCTGCGTTCTGGACGGAGATCGCTCGAAACACCCCGTTGACCCTTGTGTTCTTCTTCACAGCGTTTGTACTCCCGATGCTGGGGTTGCGTGTGCCGTATCTCCTCTTGGCTTTTGTGGCGCTGAGTTACTACACATCACCGTTTGTCGCGGAGGCATTGCGCTCCGGAATCAACGGGGTGCCCGTGGGGCAAGCGGAGGCTGCGCGAAGCATCGGATTGGGTTTTGGAACCACCGTCACCCTCGTTGTCTTGCCACAGGCATTTCGCATGACGGTGCCGCCCCTCATCAACGTTTTCATCGCGCTGACGAAGAACACTTCGGTTGCGGGCGGGTTCTTCGTGGTTGAGCTCTTTGCAACTACTCGCCAACTCGCCAACGACAACGGGAACATCGTGATTCCGATCTTGCTTATTGCCGCAGCGCTGTACCTCGTAATTACAGTCCCGCTCGGATTCGCAGCCGGGATTATTGAAAAGCGTTGGGTGATGAGCCGATGA
- a CDS encoding TrmH family RNA methyltransferase — translation MLENPRSPRVRAVAKLHKRSARAETGLFLLEGPQAAREVLTYRPDSVEELFATPSAMERHVELRDAAADAEIEVVYTTEAVLDAMADTVTPQGILAVARQTPTSLRDVFAASPRLIAVCQEVRDPGNLGTIIRAADAAGADAVILTGRTVDLYNPKVVRATTGSLFHLPVCVGVELPAVVERARAAGVRVIAADVGGEDFLAAREMLSAPTAWLFGNEARGLDEESLSLVDASLRLPIYGSAESLNLASAASVCLYESAFAQRSSS, via the coding sequence GTGCTTGAGAACCCGCGATCCCCGCGCGTGCGCGCTGTTGCCAAACTCCACAAACGCAGCGCGCGAGCTGAAACAGGGCTGTTTCTGCTCGAAGGGCCGCAGGCCGCTCGCGAGGTCTTGACGTATCGCCCGGATAGCGTCGAGGAGCTTTTCGCAACTCCCTCGGCGATGGAGCGACACGTTGAGCTCCGGGACGCAGCAGCCGATGCTGAAATAGAGGTCGTCTACACGACTGAGGCGGTACTCGACGCGATGGCAGATACCGTCACTCCGCAGGGAATTCTCGCCGTCGCCCGGCAAACACCGACGTCGCTGCGCGACGTGTTCGCGGCATCCCCACGTCTTATCGCTGTGTGCCAAGAGGTGCGTGATCCTGGAAACCTCGGAACCATCATCCGTGCTGCGGATGCCGCGGGAGCGGATGCTGTCATCCTTACCGGGCGTACCGTCGATCTTTACAATCCCAAAGTCGTGCGAGCGACTACCGGGTCGCTTTTCCATCTACCCGTGTGTGTCGGAGTCGAACTACCGGCGGTGGTAGAGCGTGCACGCGCGGCGGGTGTCCGCGTGATCGCCGCGGATGTGGGCGGAGAGGACTTTCTGGCAGCGCGCGAGATGCTCTCCGCGCCAACAGCATGGCTATTTGGGAACGAGGCGCGCGGCCTCGATGAAGAGTCGCTCAGCCTTGTTGACGCTTCACTCCGACTTCCCATCTACGGCTCGGCGGAGTCCTTGAACTTGGCGAGCGCCGCGAGTGTGTGCTTGTACGAGAGCGCGTTCGCACAGCGCTCCTCCTCGTAA
- the priA gene encoding bifunctional 1-(5-phosphoribosyl)-5-((5-phosphoribosylamino)methylideneamino)imidazole-4-carboxamide isomerase/phosphoribosylanthranilate isomerase PriA: MNDFASTPELTLLPAVDVAGGKAVRLTQGEAGSETEYGDPVDAAVDWARQGAKWIHLVDLDAAFGRGNNTAVLRRAIKQVKGVQVELSGGIRDDASLEAALDSGAARINLGTAALENPEWAADVISRYGDAVAVGLDVRGTTLAARGWTRDGGDLWAVLERLENSGCSRYVVTDVTKDGTLRGPNLELLREVATRTPKPVVASGGISNLDDIAALRELVPLGVEGAIVGKALYAGAFTLAEALDVAGG; this comes from the coding sequence ATGAACGATTTTGCGTCTACACCCGAGTTGACCCTGCTTCCTGCGGTCGATGTCGCCGGCGGCAAAGCAGTCCGCCTCACTCAAGGAGAGGCCGGCAGCGAAACCGAATACGGCGATCCTGTCGACGCCGCCGTTGACTGGGCTCGCCAAGGAGCGAAGTGGATTCACCTCGTCGACCTTGACGCCGCATTTGGCCGCGGCAACAACACCGCTGTGCTTCGTCGGGCAATCAAGCAGGTGAAAGGTGTGCAGGTAGAGCTGTCGGGCGGCATCCGCGACGATGCTTCGCTCGAAGCCGCCCTCGATTCGGGCGCGGCGCGGATCAACCTCGGAACCGCAGCGCTGGAGAACCCCGAGTGGGCAGCCGATGTCATCAGCCGCTACGGTGATGCCGTCGCGGTCGGTCTCGATGTGCGCGGAACGACGCTGGCTGCGCGGGGCTGGACGCGAGACGGTGGCGACCTCTGGGCGGTGCTTGAGCGTCTCGAGAACTCAGGATGCAGCCGCTACGTCGTGACGGACGTCACGAAAGACGGCACGTTGCGCGGGCCGAATCTTGAGCTGCTTCGCGAGGTCGCAACCCGCACGCCGAAGCCTGTCGTGGCATCCGGTGGAATTTCGAATCTCGATGACATAGCCGCTCTACGTGAGCTCGTACCCCTCGGAGTGGAGGGTGCCATTGTGGGCAAAGCGCTTTATGCCGGTGCCTTCACGCTGGCAGAAGCGCTTGATGTCGCCGGAGGCTGA
- a CDS encoding glutamate ABC transporter substrate-binding protein, which produces MKRMRTPLIALAAVGALALSACAGSTDSGDDAAPAPADVSFEEGTTMAALNEAGKITIGTKFDQPLFGLMGPSGTPEGFDVEIGKIIAAELGISEENIEWKETVSANREPFIENGQVDLVIATYTINDERKEVVSFAGPYYMAGQSILVLADNEDITSEDDLVGQPVCSVTGSTPAAMLEEIGAEPVLTDTYSNCLEPLRNGAVVAVSTDNVILAGLAAQNEGEFKVVGEPFTEEPYGIGLALDDTDFRMWINDVLEASYEDGSYEEAWNKTAGTVLPYVDPPTPDRY; this is translated from the coding sequence ATGAAGCGAATGAGAACCCCCCTCATTGCACTGGCTGCCGTGGGCGCATTGGCTCTTTCTGCCTGCGCCGGCAGTACCGATAGCGGAGATGACGCTGCACCAGCTCCCGCCGACGTCAGCTTCGAAGAGGGCACGACGATGGCCGCGCTCAACGAAGCTGGCAAAATCACCATCGGCACCAAATTCGACCAGCCTCTTTTCGGGCTCATGGGCCCGAGTGGTACGCCCGAGGGGTTCGACGTCGAGATCGGAAAGATCATCGCGGCTGAGCTCGGTATTTCCGAGGAGAACATCGAGTGGAAAGAAACGGTTTCCGCCAACCGCGAGCCGTTCATCGAGAACGGTCAGGTCGATCTCGTCATCGCGACCTACACGATCAACGATGAACGTAAAGAAGTAGTCTCATTCGCGGGTCCGTACTACATGGCAGGACAGTCGATTCTGGTTCTTGCCGACAACGAGGACATCACCAGCGAAGATGATCTCGTCGGTCAGCCTGTGTGCTCAGTTACCGGCTCTACTCCGGCGGCAATGCTGGAAGAGATCGGCGCTGAGCCCGTTCTCACCGATACCTACTCGAACTGCCTCGAGCCACTTCGAAATGGTGCAGTAGTTGCTGTGTCTACAGACAACGTGATCCTCGCCGGTCTTGCAGCTCAGAACGAAGGCGAGTTCAAGGTTGTTGGCGAACCGTTCACCGAAGAGCCGTACGGAATCGGTCTCGCGCTCGATGACACCGACTTCAGAATGTGGATAAACGACGTTCTCGAGGCTAGCTACGAAGACGGCAGCTACGAAGAAGCGTGGAACAAGACGGCAGGCACCGTTCTGCCTTACGTCGACCCGCCGACTCCGGACCGGTACTAG
- the rpmI gene encoding 50S ribosomal protein L35: MPKQKTHSGAKKRFKITGSGKLKKQQAGMRHNLEGKSSRRTRRLNKDQVLSKADTKMAKKLLGR; the protein is encoded by the coding sequence ATGCCGAAGCAGAAGACCCACTCGGGTGCCAAGAAGCGCTTCAAGATCACCGGCAGCGGAAAGCTCAAGAAGCAGCAGGCCGGTATGCGCCACAACCTCGAGGGCAAGTCGAGCCGTCGCACACGTCGCCTCAACAAGGACCAGGTCCTGTCCAAGGCTGACACCAAGATGGCCAAGAAGCTCCTCGGTCGCTGA
- a CDS encoding histidinol-phosphate transaminase — MTPYGAPQAPLPVALNVNENTHPVPADVADDILDSIALALRDINRYPDREFTALREGFAEYLGHGLTADQIWAANGSNEVLQHVLQAFAGPGRSAMSFAPTYSMYPLLARASGTAWVAGQRDSDFSLTAHSAASQVREAAPDVVFLCSPNNPTGTPMPLDVIEAVYEVAPGIVVVDEAYQEFAPREERSALTLLPGRERLIVSRTMSKAFAFAGARVGYLAADPAVTDALRLVRLPYHLSSLTQAAATAALRHAPVMLQMVDEIVSQRDRISATVEALGYEAHASWTNFVLFGGVEDTSVTWQALYDRGVLIRDVGIPGHLRVSAGTDEETTAFLDALASVHSGS; from the coding sequence ATGACCCCCTACGGTGCACCTCAGGCGCCCCTCCCTGTGGCGCTCAACGTCAACGAGAACACGCACCCAGTCCCGGCTGATGTTGCTGATGACATCCTCGATTCGATTGCGCTGGCTCTTCGTGACATCAACCGGTATCCGGACCGGGAATTCACAGCACTGCGAGAAGGCTTCGCGGAGTATCTCGGTCATGGTTTGACCGCAGATCAAATTTGGGCAGCAAACGGTTCGAATGAAGTCCTGCAACATGTGTTGCAAGCATTCGCCGGCCCAGGACGAAGCGCAATGAGCTTTGCGCCCACATACTCGATGTACCCCTTGCTCGCCCGCGCTTCGGGGACAGCATGGGTTGCCGGTCAGCGGGATTCTGACTTTTCCCTGACCGCTCACAGCGCCGCATCGCAGGTGCGAGAGGCCGCACCCGATGTGGTCTTTCTCTGCTCTCCGAATAACCCGACGGGTACTCCGATGCCCCTCGACGTCATCGAGGCGGTATACGAGGTCGCTCCAGGGATTGTCGTTGTCGATGAGGCATATCAAGAGTTCGCTCCTCGCGAGGAACGATCGGCGCTGACACTACTGCCGGGTCGCGAACGACTCATCGTGTCGCGCACAATGAGCAAGGCGTTTGCGTTCGCTGGCGCGCGAGTGGGATACCTCGCGGCAGACCCGGCGGTAACAGATGCGTTGCGTCTCGTACGACTTCCCTATCACCTCAGTAGCCTTACGCAGGCTGCAGCTACTGCGGCACTTCGCCATGCACCGGTAATGCTGCAGATGGTCGACGAAATCGTGTCGCAGCGCGACCGTATTTCTGCCACCGTCGAGGCGCTCGGATATGAGGCACACGCTTCATGGACCAACTTCGTGCTCTTCGGCGGTGTCGAAGATACGTCCGTTACATGGCAGGCGCTCTATGACCGTGGCGTACTCATCCGTGATGTCGGAATTCCCGGTCACTTGCGGGTATCAGCAGGCACTGATGAGGAGACGACGGCATTCCTCGACGCGCTGGCGTCGGTACACTCAGGCTCATGA
- the hisH gene encoding imidazole glycerol phosphate synthase subunit HisH yields the protein MSDRPVVAVLDYGSGNVHSAVKALIAAGADARLTKDRALVTDADGLVVPGVGAYRAVMDALRASRGDELIDRRLAGGRPVLGICVGMQVLFGRGVERGEDTEGLGQWPGVVTELDAPILPHMGWDTVRAGENSQLFRGIEHERFYFVHSFAAQAWHLETMPPFPSPALTWCDYGSPFLAAVENGPLSATQFHPEKSGAAGIRLLSNWIKGLPTG from the coding sequence GTGAGTGATAGGCCCGTTGTTGCAGTTCTCGACTACGGTTCGGGAAACGTGCACTCAGCGGTCAAGGCGCTCATCGCCGCTGGTGCAGATGCCCGCCTTACCAAAGATCGCGCGCTCGTTACCGATGCTGACGGACTCGTTGTTCCGGGAGTCGGTGCGTACCGCGCCGTCATGGACGCGCTGCGAGCGAGCCGAGGCGACGAACTCATTGACCGTCGCCTTGCCGGGGGGCGTCCGGTTCTCGGAATCTGCGTCGGGATGCAGGTACTTTTTGGCCGCGGGGTCGAGCGGGGCGAGGACACCGAGGGACTGGGGCAGTGGCCAGGAGTCGTGACGGAGCTCGACGCGCCGATTCTGCCGCACATGGGATGGGACACCGTTCGTGCAGGTGAGAATTCGCAGCTCTTCCGGGGCATCGAGCACGAGCGCTTCTACTTCGTGCACTCGTTCGCCGCTCAGGCGTGGCACCTTGAAACGATGCCGCCGTTTCCGTCACCGGCTCTGACCTGGTGCGACTACGGCTCTCCATTCCTTGCCGCAGTCGAGAACGGTCCGTTGTCCGCGACACAATTTCACCCCGAGAAATCAGGGGCCGCAGGCATTCGTCTGCTTTCCAACTGGATCAAGGGGCTACCTACGGGCTAG
- the rplT gene encoding 50S ribosomal protein L20 — MARVKRAVNAHKKRRVILERASGYRGQRSRLYRKAKEQVTHSLVYAYRDRRKRKGDFRRLWIQRINAASRQNGLTYNRFIQGLGAAGVQVDRRMLADLAVNDPATFTSLVATAKKALPSDVNAAKVSA; from the coding sequence ATGGCAAGAGTAAAGCGGGCCGTCAACGCCCACAAAAAGCGTCGCGTCATTCTCGAGCGCGCCTCCGGTTACCGGGGCCAGCGTTCGCGTCTGTACCGCAAGGCTAAGGAGCAGGTCACTCACTCGCTCGTTTACGCCTACCGCGACCGCCGCAAGCGCAAGGGCGACTTCCGCCGTCTGTGGATCCAGCGCATCAACGCTGCAAGCCGCCAGAACGGTCTCACCTACAACCGCTTCATCCAGGGACTGGGTGCTGCCGGCGTTCAGGTAGACCGTCGCATGCTCGCTGACCTCGCGGTCAACGACCCGGCCACGTTCACCTCACTTGTCGCGACCGCCAAGAAGGCGCTCCCGAGTGACGTCAACGCTGCGAAGGTTTCTGCGTAG